A window from Shimia isoporae encodes these proteins:
- a CDS encoding FAD binding domain-containing protein, giving the protein MYNFEFEKPSTIADAVAALGDEDATALGGGQTLLPTMKQRLASPSKVVSLKGIAEMQGVCIGDDGAVCIGGATSHATVASEAAASYPALAALAGGIGDPAVRARGTVGGSLANNDPAACYPAGALGSGATIVTNAREIAADDYFQGMFTTALDEGEIITEVRFPVPEAANYQKFEQPASRFALVGVYVAKYADGVRVAVTGASEEGVHRWTAAEEALSANFSPDAVPAAPSADGMIADLHGTAAYRAHLVAVLTKRAVAAAG; this is encoded by the coding sequence ATGTACAACTTCGAGTTTGAGAAACCCTCGACCATCGCCGATGCGGTTGCCGCATTGGGAGATGAAGACGCAACTGCGCTGGGCGGGGGGCAAACGCTTCTCCCGACCATGAAACAGCGCCTTGCGAGCCCGTCCAAGGTGGTAAGCCTGAAAGGTATTGCCGAAATGCAGGGCGTCTGCATCGGTGACGACGGCGCGGTTTGTATCGGGGGGGCGACCTCCCACGCAACCGTCGCGTCTGAGGCCGCTGCTAGCTATCCTGCCTTGGCCGCTCTTGCAGGAGGTATCGGCGACCCTGCGGTCCGTGCACGAGGCACCGTCGGCGGTTCGTTGGCCAACAATGATCCGGCAGCGTGTTACCCTGCTGGCGCACTGGGTTCCGGGGCGACCATCGTCACCAATGCGCGCGAAATTGCGGCAGACGACTACTTTCAAGGTATGTTCACCACCGCCCTCGACGAAGGTGAGATCATCACCGAGGTGCGTTTCCCGGTGCCGGAGGCGGCGAATTACCAGAAGTTCGAACAGCCTGCGTCGCGCTTTGCGCTGGTTGGTGTTTATGTTGCCAAATACGCGGACGGTGTGCGCGTGGCGGTGACAGGTGCGTCTGAGGAAGGCGTGCATCGCTGGACGGCGGCGGAAGAGGCGCTGTCGGCGAACTTCTCGCCGGATGCGGTGCCTGCGGCGCCAAGCGCGGACGGCATGATTGCCGATCTGCACGGCACAGCGGCCTACCGCGCGCATCTGGTGGCAGTACTGACCAAACGCGCCGTCGCGGCTGCGGGGTAA
- a CDS encoding xanthine dehydrogenase family protein molybdopterin-binding subunit: MPKDLEEKSSGIGASPKRREDVRFLSGTGNYTDDIQVNGQAYVHFLRSDVAHANIKGINLDAANAMPGVIRIFTGADFEGVGGIPCGWQVTDKHGEPMQEPAHPVLAQGKVRYVGDQIAAVVAETLEQARDAAEAIEVDLEELPAVVDMKAALAADAPKVHDDLTSNLCYDWGFVEENKPAVDAAFEAAAHVTTLELRNNRLVANPMEPRVAIGDFNRATGDSTLYTTSQNPHVIRLLMGAFVLGIPEHKLRVVAPDVGGGFGAKIFHYAEEAFCTFAAKAINRPVKWTSTRSEAFISDAHGRDHVTKIELALDADNNFTAIRTDTHANMGAYLSTFAPSVPTWLHGTLMAGNYKTPVIYVNVKAVFTNTVPVDAYRGAGRPEATYQLERVIDKAALELGVDPIALRRQNFITEFPYETPVAVAYDTGDYHGTMDVLEKMADLSGFEARRKESEAKGKLRGLGVNCYIEACGIAPSNLVGQLGARAGLYESATVRVNATGGVVVMTGSHSHGQGHETSFPQVIAEMIGIDESMVEIEHGDTDKTPMGMGTYGSRSIAVGGSAMVRATEKIIAKAKKIAAHLLEAAEADIELKDGAFSVAGTDKSVAWGDVTLAAYVPHNYPLEDIEPGLEETAFYDPANFTYPSGAYACEVEVDPETGKVTIERFNAADDFGNIINPMIVDGQVHGGIGQGIGQALLENAAYDENGQLLSASYMDYAMPRASDVPFYGVDHSSQTPCTHNPLGVKGCGEAGAIGSPPAVVNAVVNALRSGGHDITHIDMPVSPSRVWQAMNG, translated from the coding sequence ATGCCAAAGGATCTCGAAGAAAAGAGCAGCGGCATCGGCGCCAGCCCCAAGCGGCGCGAAGACGTCCGGTTCCTGAGTGGGACCGGTAATTACACAGACGACATTCAGGTCAATGGACAGGCCTATGTGCATTTCCTGCGCTCGGATGTGGCGCATGCCAACATCAAGGGGATCAACCTTGATGCAGCAAATGCCATGCCGGGTGTGATCCGGATTTTCACTGGTGCCGATTTTGAAGGCGTAGGTGGCATTCCATGCGGCTGGCAGGTGACGGACAAACACGGCGAACCTATGCAGGAACCGGCGCACCCTGTGCTGGCTCAGGGTAAGGTCCGTTATGTGGGTGATCAGATTGCCGCCGTCGTCGCGGAAACTCTGGAGCAGGCGCGGGATGCCGCAGAAGCCATTGAAGTGGACCTTGAAGAACTGCCGGCCGTCGTCGACATGAAGGCAGCTCTGGCTGCGGATGCGCCTAAGGTGCACGACGATCTGACCAGCAACCTTTGCTACGACTGGGGGTTCGTTGAAGAGAACAAACCGGCGGTAGATGCCGCGTTTGAAGCGGCGGCGCATGTGACCACGCTCGAGCTGCGCAACAACCGTTTGGTTGCGAACCCGATGGAGCCGCGCGTCGCCATTGGTGATTTCAACCGCGCCACGGGCGATAGCACCCTTTATACGACAAGCCAGAACCCGCATGTGATCCGCCTTTTGATGGGCGCGTTTGTTTTGGGCATTCCGGAGCACAAGCTGCGGGTTGTCGCGCCGGATGTCGGTGGCGGTTTTGGTGCCAAGATCTTCCACTACGCTGAAGAGGCCTTCTGTACCTTCGCAGCCAAGGCAATCAACCGTCCTGTCAAATGGACGTCGACACGTTCCGAGGCGTTTATCTCGGATGCGCATGGTCGCGACCATGTGACCAAGATCGAACTGGCGCTGGACGCGGACAACAACTTCACCGCGATCCGTACGGACACGCACGCGAACATGGGTGCTTATCTGTCGACCTTTGCGCCGTCGGTGCCGACTTGGTTACATGGCACTCTGATGGCCGGTAACTATAAGACGCCGGTTATCTATGTGAACGTGAAGGCGGTCTTCACCAACACTGTGCCGGTTGACGCATACCGAGGCGCTGGGCGTCCGGAAGCGACTTATCAGCTGGAGCGTGTGATTGACAAAGCTGCGCTGGAACTCGGCGTTGACCCGATTGCGTTGCGTCGACAGAACTTCATCACTGAGTTCCCCTACGAAACTCCGGTGGCCGTTGCCTATGACACGGGTGACTACCACGGCACTATGGACGTGCTGGAGAAGATGGCAGACCTGAGTGGCTTTGAAGCGCGTCGCAAAGAGAGCGAAGCAAAAGGTAAGCTGCGCGGGCTTGGCGTAAACTGCTATATCGAGGCTTGCGGCATCGCGCCGTCCAATCTTGTTGGACAGCTCGGCGCACGTGCCGGTCTTTATGAAAGTGCTACTGTGCGGGTGAATGCCACAGGCGGTGTCGTGGTCATGACGGGTTCGCACAGCCACGGGCAGGGGCACGAGACGTCCTTCCCGCAGGTGATTGCAGAGATGATCGGCATCGACGAAAGCATGGTCGAAATCGAACACGGCGATACCGACAAGACACCGATGGGCATGGGTACTTACGGCTCACGTTCTATCGCGGTTGGTGGCTCTGCTATGGTTCGTGCAACCGAGAAGATCATCGCCAAGGCCAAGAAAATCGCGGCTCACCTGCTTGAAGCGGCTGAGGCCGATATTGAGCTGAAGGATGGCGCGTTCTCTGTGGCTGGCACAGACAAGTCTGTAGCCTGGGGAGATGTGACGCTTGCGGCCTATGTGCCTCACAACTATCCGTTGGAGGATATCGAGCCCGGACTGGAAGAAACCGCGTTCTATGATCCTGCCAACTTCACCTATCCGTCGGGCGCCTATGCCTGCGAGGTGGAAGTGGATCCGGAGACTGGCAAAGTCACTATTGAGCGTTTCAATGCCGCAGATGACTTTGGCAATATCATCAACCCGATGATTGTTGACGGTCAGGTGCATGGCGGTATCGGTCAAGGCATTGGTCAGGCGTTGCTTGAAAACGCGGCCTATGACGAGAACGGTCAGCTCTTGAGCGCGTCCTATATGGATTACGCCATGCCACGAGCCTCTGATGTGCCATTCTACGGCGTGGACCATTCCAGCCAGACGCCATGTACGCATAACCCGTTGGGCGTTAAAGGTTGCGGTGAGGCCGGTGCAATCGGATCTCCGCCCGCTGTTGTGAATGCTGTCGTGAACGCGCTGCGTTCGGGCGGTCACGACATTACTCATATCGACATGCCGGTTTCGCCATCGCGCGTCTGGCAGGCCATGAACGGCTGA
- a CDS encoding (2Fe-2S)-binding protein produces MSQVTMTVNGKEMSGDAEGRTLLSQFLRETLGMTGTHVGCDTSQCGACVVHVDGVAVKSCTMLAMEADGASVDTIEGQAAPDGTLNALQQAFQDHHGLQCGFCTPGMIMSAADLLKTNPKPTEAEVRHHLEGNICRCTGYHNIVKAIMAASGQDVSSIAAE; encoded by the coding sequence ATGTCACAGGTCACAATGACCGTGAATGGCAAGGAAATGTCCGGAGACGCCGAAGGACGCACCTTGCTGAGCCAATTTCTACGGGAAACTCTGGGGATGACAGGCACGCACGTCGGCTGTGATACCAGTCAGTGCGGCGCCTGTGTTGTGCATGTGGATGGTGTCGCTGTTAAGTCCTGCACCATGCTGGCCATGGAAGCGGATGGCGCGTCGGTTGACACCATTGAGGGTCAGGCTGCGCCGGACGGCACGCTGAACGCGTTGCAGCAGGCCTTTCAGGACCATCACGGGCTTCAGTGCGGGTTTTGTACCCCAGGTATGATCATGTCCGCTGCGGACCTGCTCAAAACCAACCCAAAGCCGACCGAAGCGGAAGTACGCCATCACCTCGAGGGCAATATCTGTCGCTGCACGGGCTACCACAATATCGTTAAGGCGATCATGGCAGCCAGCGGTCAGGACGTGAGCAGCATCGCGGCGGAGTAA
- a CDS encoding molybdopterin-binding protein: MKFGPVPVNEAEGAVLAHSLVADKRIPKGTLLEASHVQALKAAGFETVTVARLQAGDVAEDAAAARLAEAVLDGANGLRATGAGAGRVNLYAQGCGLIRIDAGVIHKINAVDPMITIATVPDHHRVDADGMIATIKIISYAVSDDALEAACSVASGSVTLLPPVYKTATLIETTIGKVLPDKGWRAMAGRVERMGMGMTERALVSHEIAPLAQAMKDAPGEVVFVLTASATSDVLDVAPQAVRAAGGTIERFGMPVDPGNLLFLGTLGEKPVIGLPGCARSPALNGADWVLERVICGLEVTHSDISGMGVGGLLKEIPIRPMPRETIV; the protein is encoded by the coding sequence ATGAAGTTCGGGCCCGTTCCGGTCAACGAGGCGGAGGGCGCGGTGCTCGCGCATTCTTTGGTTGCCGATAAGCGAATACCTAAAGGCACTCTGCTGGAAGCAAGCCATGTGCAGGCGTTGAAAGCCGCAGGCTTTGAGACCGTCACCGTGGCGCGTCTGCAAGCAGGTGATGTGGCTGAAGACGCCGCAGCGGCACGATTGGCGGAGGCAGTCCTCGACGGCGCAAACGGCTTGCGTGCCACGGGAGCAGGTGCAGGTCGCGTGAACCTTTACGCGCAAGGCTGCGGTCTGATCCGAATAGATGCAGGTGTCATCCACAAGATAAATGCCGTGGATCCAATGATTACCATAGCAACGGTACCTGACCATCATCGCGTCGACGCAGACGGGATGATCGCGACCATCAAGATCATTTCCTATGCGGTGAGTGACGATGCACTTGAAGCAGCTTGTTCGGTGGCTTCGGGAAGTGTGACCCTGTTGCCCCCGGTTTACAAAACCGCGACGCTGATCGAGACGACCATCGGTAAAGTGCTTCCAGACAAAGGTTGGCGTGCCATGGCCGGTCGGGTGGAACGCATGGGCATGGGTATGACGGAACGGGCACTGGTGAGCCATGAGATTGCACCGCTTGCGCAAGCCATGAAGGACGCGCCGGGGGAAGTCGTGTTCGTTTTGACCGCATCTGCGACTTCAGACGTTCTTGACGTCGCGCCTCAAGCTGTGCGCGCGGCCGGGGGTACAATAGAGCGGTTTGGCATGCCCGTAGACCCTGGAAATCTTTTGTTCCTTGGAACGCTGGGAGAGAAGCCGGTGATCGGTCTCCCGGGATGTGCGCGCTCTCCTGCTCTGAACGGAGCGGACTGGGTTTTGGAGCGGGTGATTTGCGGGCTTGAAGTGACTCACTCGGATATCTCGGGCATGGGTGTGGGCGGATTGCTCAAGGAAATTCCGATCCGACCGATGCCGCGTGAAACGATTGTTTGA
- a CDS encoding XdhC family protein: MAELLQGAPELALEWHRAGRGAALATVVQTWGSAPRRVGAQMVVSGDGQLEGSVSGGCVEGAVMLEAMDSLETGKGILLEFGVSDGDAFAVGLACGGTIKVLVEPVGSVLSEEVLAELVSARAERKAVAYVCDAETGGGRLTSDGFEERFRMDRSGVEEDGRFVAIHNPPLRLAIVGAVHIAQALVPMARIAGFDPVLVDPRSAFGSEARFPGETIIDEWPDEAMQRIGLDARTALVLLTHDPKLDDPALHIALKSPAFYVGALGSSRTHAKRVERLKGAGFSAEEIDRIHGPIGLDIGAASPSEIAVSIMGEMLRVLRKGA; this comes from the coding sequence ATGGCTGAGCTTTTGCAAGGCGCGCCGGAATTGGCACTTGAGTGGCATCGTGCGGGACGCGGAGCGGCTTTGGCCACGGTGGTCCAGACATGGGGTAGCGCGCCAAGGCGCGTTGGTGCGCAGATGGTGGTGTCTGGTGATGGCCAACTTGAGGGGTCTGTTTCGGGTGGCTGCGTCGAAGGTGCCGTAATGCTTGAAGCGATGGACAGTCTCGAGACGGGCAAGGGAATCTTATTAGAGTTCGGCGTCAGCGACGGAGATGCTTTTGCCGTGGGGCTGGCCTGTGGCGGGACGATCAAGGTTCTTGTGGAGCCAGTTGGTTCCGTGCTGAGCGAAGAAGTTCTGGCAGAGCTTGTGTCGGCGCGGGCGGAGCGCAAGGCCGTTGCCTATGTTTGTGATGCCGAGACAGGTGGCGGGAGGCTAACGTCCGATGGCTTCGAGGAACGCTTCCGCATGGACCGTTCCGGTGTCGAGGAAGACGGGCGCTTTGTAGCTATTCACAACCCGCCTTTGCGACTTGCCATTGTCGGGGCCGTACATATTGCTCAGGCCTTGGTTCCAATGGCCCGGATCGCCGGGTTTGATCCTGTGCTAGTTGACCCACGCAGCGCTTTTGGATCCGAGGCACGTTTTCCCGGTGAAACTATCATTGACGAATGGCCCGATGAGGCGATGCAAAGAATTGGTTTGGACGCGCGTACCGCGCTGGTTTTGCTGACGCATGATCCGAAGCTGGATGATCCCGCGTTGCACATAGCGTTGAAGTCGCCAGCTTTCTACGTTGGCGCCTTGGGCAGCTCTCGCACCCACGCGAAACGGGTTGAGAGGTTGAAGGGGGCCGGGTTTTCGGCGGAAGAAATCGATCGCATCCACGGACCTATTGGACTGGATATTGGAGCGGCGTCGCCATCAGAGATTGCCGTTTCAATCATGGGCGAGATGTTGCGTGTATTGAGGAAGGGCGCATGA
- a CDS encoding vWA domain-containing protein: MPEYLPLEIPDDPKLTQNITWFARSLRKAGLPIGPGRVIDAIRAVEAAGFTSKQDFFWTLHACFVSRPEHRTVFAQVFRLYWRDPRYLEHMMSMMLPAVRGVQEERAGQAGEKRAAEALLDGANQDVPEGLSDEEEGTEIEIDASMTISTEEKLRTLDFEQMSTEEIAQAKRMLSRMALPVQPIKSRRMKADALGWRPDWRATMRNSMRQGGELQMPAKKSRRIRWPNLVVICDISGSMSQYSRMVLHFLHAVANTKGAGWAKVHGFTFGTRLTNITRHLATKDVDAALAAAGAEAQDWEGGTRIGECLHSFNRDWSRRVMGQGAVVLLISDGLDRGDPEALAIEMQRLQLSSKRLIWLNPLLRWEGFAAKAQGIKAMLPYVHSFRAGHSIATLEELAEAISRPDDLGEKARLMAGMDA; encoded by the coding sequence ATGCCTGAATACCTGCCTCTTGAAATCCCCGATGATCCCAAGCTGACCCAGAACATCACCTGGTTTGCGCGCTCCCTGCGCAAGGCGGGGCTCCCGATTGGTCCCGGGCGCGTGATCGACGCGATCCGGGCAGTCGAAGCGGCGGGCTTTACCTCCAAGCAGGATTTCTTCTGGACGCTGCACGCCTGTTTCGTTTCGCGTCCGGAACACCGCACCGTGTTCGCTCAGGTTTTCCGGCTGTATTGGCGCGACCCGCGATACCTCGAGCACATGATGTCGATGATGTTGCCCGCAGTACGTGGCGTTCAGGAAGAACGCGCGGGGCAAGCCGGCGAAAAGCGCGCGGCGGAGGCCTTGCTGGACGGGGCTAATCAGGATGTGCCTGAAGGGCTGTCCGATGAGGAGGAAGGTACAGAGATAGAAATCGATGCATCGATGACAATCTCGACCGAAGAAAAGCTTCGCACGCTGGATTTTGAACAGATGAGCACCGAGGAGATCGCTCAGGCAAAACGTATGCTGTCTCGCATGGCCTTGCCGGTTCAGCCGATCAAATCGCGGCGGATGAAAGCGGATGCGCTGGGCTGGCGGCCGGACTGGCGCGCTACTATGCGCAATTCCATGCGCCAAGGTGGTGAACTGCAGATGCCGGCGAAGAAAAGCCGCCGAATACGCTGGCCCAATTTGGTGGTGATTTGCGATATTTCAGGGTCTATGAGCCAATACAGCCGGATGGTTTTGCATTTTCTCCACGCCGTTGCGAATACAAAGGGCGCCGGTTGGGCCAAGGTGCATGGCTTTACCTTCGGCACGCGGCTGACAAACATCACCCGTCATCTTGCAACCAAAGACGTTGATGCGGCGTTGGCGGCCGCAGGTGCCGAGGCGCAGGACTGGGAGGGCGGCACGCGTATTGGCGAGTGCCTGCATTCCTTCAATCGGGACTGGTCGCGGCGGGTCATGGGACAAGGTGCGGTGGTTCTTCTGATCTCGGATGGTCTTGATCGCGGGGACCCTGAGGCTTTGGCAATAGAGATGCAGCGACTGCAGCTGTCCAGCAAAAGGCTGATCTGGCTCAATCCGCTGCTGCGCTGGGAAGGTTTTGCGGCCAAGGCGCAAGGGATCAAGGCGATGTTGCCGTATGTGCACAGCTTTCGGGCAGGGCATTCCATTGCCACGCTGGAAGAACTGGCGGAGGCAATCTCGAGGCCGGATGATCTGGGTGAGAAGGCGCGACTGATGGCGGGTATGGATGCGTGA
- a CDS encoding AAA family ATPase, with product MSEVSSIDHVQELLAGEGYVCGRDLATVTFLALRLGRPIFLEGEAGVGKTEIAKAIASALGRDLIRLQCYEGLDAASAVYEWNFAAQMVAIRTAEASGGADRAALQEELFGPDYLVERPLLQAMRPHNGGAPVLLIDELDRTDEPFEAFLLEALSDFQVTIPEIGTIKAPEPPIVIVTSNRTREVHDALKRRCLYHWVDYPDFAREMEILTSRAPEAAEALSREVVAFVQRLRTEDLFKKPGVAETIDWAKCLLALDVLTLSPEVIADTLGAVLKYQDDIAKLQGSEAKRLLDEARATLEPA from the coding sequence ATGAGCGAAGTGAGCAGCATTGATCATGTGCAGGAACTGCTGGCCGGCGAAGGCTATGTTTGCGGGCGCGATCTTGCGACGGTGACATTTCTGGCATTGCGGCTGGGGCGACCGATTTTCCTCGAAGGGGAAGCTGGCGTCGGCAAGACCGAGATCGCAAAGGCCATCGCAAGCGCCTTGGGGCGCGATCTGATCCGACTGCAATGCTACGAGGGTCTGGACGCGGCGAGCGCTGTCTATGAATGGAATTTCGCGGCGCAGATGGTTGCGATCCGCACGGCAGAGGCCAGTGGCGGAGCTGACAGAGCCGCATTGCAGGAGGAGCTCTTCGGCCCGGACTACCTCGTAGAGCGACCGCTTTTGCAAGCGATGCGCCCGCACAACGGAGGTGCGCCGGTTTTGTTGATCGACGAACTGGACCGCACGGATGAGCCATTTGAAGCCTTCTTGCTTGAAGCCTTGAGCGATTTTCAGGTGACCATTCCGGAAATCGGCACCATCAAGGCTCCGGAGCCGCCAATTGTGATTGTCACCTCTAACCGGACACGCGAGGTCCACGATGCGCTGAAGCGGCGGTGTCTTTACCATTGGGTGGATTACCCCGATTTCGCGCGTGAAATGGAAATCCTTACATCTCGTGCGCCAGAGGCGGCGGAAGCCCTAAGTAGAGAGGTCGTCGCTTTTGTGCAGCGGTTGCGTACCGAAGACCTGTTCAAAAAACCTGGCGTTGCCGAAACGATTGACTGGGCCAAATGCCTGCTCGCGCTGGACGTGCTGACGCTGAGCCCCGAAGTGATTGCGGACACGCTGGGAGCGGTTCTGAAGTATCAGGATGACATTGCCAAACTTCAGGGCTCTGAGGCCAAACGGTTGCTTGATGAGGCGCGGGCGACGCTGGAGCCTGCATGA
- a CDS encoding phosphoadenosine phosphosulfate reductase: MQDSPNGFDVPMLGLKRAAWLAKLEEVAEEHGHFQPLGERHCATLIEDKPILLVTFETMQGIQKRGDTGQPLGWELVRELGWSHLCILCDGNTWYREPEVIAYFDRLTDDGFFDEFDQVIFYGAGTCGYAAAAFSLAAPGATVIAVKPQATLAPDMASWDHRFPAARRRSFSGRYGYAPDMLGGAEKAFVIYDPLEDLDAMHAALYRRRNVELLPVPRMGSLLEPQLLEMQILFRILAKAGAGKLDRQAFYKLYRARRNHLRYLNRLLADIEAKKRPYIKALLCANVARRLHEPRYMRKLDLLVQAADAGRLAS; this comes from the coding sequence ATGCAGGATTCCCCAAACGGCTTTGACGTGCCGATGCTGGGTTTGAAACGGGCCGCCTGGCTGGCCAAACTGGAAGAAGTTGCCGAAGAACACGGTCACTTCCAGCCGCTAGGAGAGCGCCACTGCGCCACTCTCATCGAAGACAAGCCTATTCTTCTTGTGACCTTTGAAACCATGCAGGGCATCCAGAAGCGCGGAGACACAGGACAGCCGCTTGGCTGGGAACTGGTACGCGAGCTGGGCTGGTCACATTTGTGCATCCTCTGTGACGGTAATACGTGGTATCGCGAACCCGAGGTGATCGCCTATTTCGATCGCTTGACCGACGACGGCTTCTTTGACGAATTCGATCAGGTGATTTTCTATGGGGCCGGTACCTGTGGATACGCGGCAGCAGCTTTCTCTTTGGCGGCCCCGGGCGCAACCGTAATCGCCGTCAAGCCACAGGCCACACTGGCACCCGACATGGCTTCTTGGGACCACCGCTTCCCTGCTGCGCGCCGGCGGTCCTTTTCCGGCCGGTACGGCTATGCCCCGGACATGCTGGGAGGCGCCGAGAAAGCTTTCGTCATCTATGACCCGCTGGAAGACCTAGATGCTATGCACGCGGCGCTATATCGCCGCCGCAATGTCGAATTGCTTCCGGTGCCGCGCATGGGGAGCTTGCTTGAACCGCAACTTCTAGAAATGCAAATTCTTTTCCGCATTCTGGCCAAAGCCGGCGCCGGCAAACTTGATCGGCAGGCGTTTTACAAACTCTACCGCGCACGGCGCAACCACCTGCGCTACCTGAATCGTCTTCTGGCCGATATCGAGGCCAAAAAGCGCCCGTATATCAAGGCACTGCTCTGTGCGAACGTCGCCCGCCGCCTGCACGAGCCCCGCTATATGCGGAAGCTCGATCTATTGGTTCAGGCCGCGGACGCCGGACGACTGGCCAGCTAA
- the pyrC gene encoding dihydroorotase has product MTQSLTIARPDDWHLHLRDGAMLAAVLPETARDFGRAIIMPNLVPPVVTGAQAAAYRDRILTALPDDADFVPLMTLYLTEDTDPEDVAAAHASGLVKAVKLYPAGATTNSASGVTDFDKVRGVLEKMAEIGLTLCTHGEVTDHDIDIFDREAVFIDRVLDPIRRSTPGLRVVMEHITTGNAAEYVKSQDNDLAATITTHHLIINRNHILVGGIKPHYYCLPVAKREEHRIALRAAATSGDKRFFLGTDSAPHLDGDKLAACGCAGCFTATNTMPLLAHVFEEDGALDKLEGFASLNGPAFYKLPVNDTRLTLVKSDVATVFPEKIVTENGPVTVFDPGYPIHWSVAR; this is encoded by the coding sequence ATGACCCAAAGCCTGACGATTGCCCGCCCCGACGATTGGCACCTGCATCTGCGCGACGGCGCGATGTTGGCCGCTGTTCTGCCCGAAACCGCGCGAGACTTTGGCCGCGCGATCATCATGCCGAATCTCGTGCCACCGGTTGTCACCGGCGCGCAGGCTGCGGCCTACCGCGATCGCATTCTAACCGCTCTTCCTGACGACGCGGACTTTGTCCCATTGATGACGCTCTACCTCACCGAGGACACAGATCCAGAGGATGTTGCCGCAGCCCATGCCTCCGGTCTTGTGAAAGCCGTAAAGCTCTATCCGGCGGGTGCGACCACCAATTCCGCTTCCGGCGTTACTGACTTCGACAAAGTGCGCGGTGTCCTGGAAAAAATGGCCGAGATCGGCCTTACGCTTTGCACACATGGCGAAGTGACCGACCATGACATCGACATTTTCGACCGCGAAGCGGTGTTTATTGACCGTGTGCTTGACCCGATCCGTCGGTCAACGCCCGGCCTCCGCGTCGTTATGGAACACATCACGACAGGCAACGCTGCTGAGTATGTGAAGTCTCAGGACAATGACCTTGCTGCGACAATCACCACGCACCACCTGATTATCAACCGCAACCACATTCTGGTCGGCGGAATCAAACCGCACTACTACTGCCTGCCAGTGGCCAAGCGCGAAGAGCATCGCATCGCCCTGCGCGCTGCTGCGACCTCAGGCGACAAGCGCTTTTTCCTTGGTACCGACAGCGCGCCGCACCTGGATGGTGACAAGCTCGCCGCCTGCGGATGTGCCGGCTGTTTCACCGCCACAAACACCATGCCTCTTCTGGCACACGTGTTTGAAGAAGACGGCGCACTCGACAAACTCGAGGGGTTCGCGTCCTTGAATGGTCCGGCGTTTTACAAATTGCCCGTAAACGACACGCGACTGACTCTGGTCAAATCGGATGTCGCGACAGTGTTCCCTGAAAAAATCGTCACCGAAAACGGCCCCGTAACCGTCTTTGATCCGGGCTACCCGATCCACTGGTCCGTCGCCCGTTAA
- a CDS encoding orotate phosphoribosyltransferase yields MIPTAFPPKEEIARLTARMLLEIGAVNFNTDEPYTLASGLPSPSYIDCRKLISFPRIRATLMDFMTVTVMREAGFEAFDNIAGGETAGIPFAALVAERMALPMTYVRKKPKGYGKNARIEGAMSEGERVLLVEDLTTDGGSKLSFVDAIRETGATCGNTAVIFYYDIFPETEKTLGDHGVALHYLCTWWDVLAEAKAQQAFSAETLAEVENFLNDPRAWQEARKGS; encoded by the coding sequence ATGATCCCAACCGCCTTCCCGCCGAAAGAAGAAATCGCCCGCCTGACCGCCCGTATGCTGCTGGAAATTGGCGCTGTGAATTTCAACACCGACGAGCCCTACACACTGGCCTCCGGCCTACCTTCCCCAAGCTACATTGACTGCCGCAAGCTGATCTCCTTCCCGCGCATCCGCGCGACGCTGATGGACTTCATGACCGTGACCGTGATGCGCGAAGCGGGCTTTGAGGCGTTCGACAACATCGCCGGAGGTGAAACCGCAGGCATTCCGTTCGCGGCTCTTGTGGCAGAACGCATGGCACTGCCGATGACCTATGTGCGTAAGAAACCCAAAGGCTATGGTAAAAACGCCCGCATCGAAGGCGCCATGAGTGAAGGCGAACGCGTGCTGTTGGTCGAAGATCTCACCACCGACGGCGGTTCAAAACTGTCTTTTGTCGACGCGATCCGTGAAACCGGAGCGACCTGCGGCAACACGGCCGTAATTTTCTATTACGACATCTTTCCGGAAACCGAAAAAACTCTCGGAGACCACGGCGTTGCCCTGCACTACCTTTGTACGTGGTGGGATGTGCTTGCTGAAGCAAAGGCTCAACAAGCCTTTTCTGCAGAAACACTCGCCGAAGTGGAAAACTTCCTCAACGACCCGCGGGCATGGCAGGAAGCGCGCAAGGGTTCTTGA